A segment of the Diachasmimorpha longicaudata isolate KC_UGA_2023 chromosome 5, iyDiaLong2, whole genome shotgun sequence genome:
TGAATTTCGTTACcagtttcactgaaaaaaatttataactaTCATTGACACTCTATCAGTAAATCAGTGAATAATGGAGGAAACagattttccatttccttTTCCCCCTTATAACATCCAGAGAGATTTTATGAAGTCTTTGTACAACTGCCTAGATGAAGGCAATTTGGGGATATTCGAGAGCCCAACTGGAACTGGAAAAACAATGTCTATAATTTCTGGAGCTTTGAAGTGGTTGCAGGAtcatgagaagaaaaatgaaatgaatataaaaGAAAGAATCAAAGAATTAGATGAGCAGTTGAAAGTTATTGAGAGGGAGTCCACTGGCGATTGGATTGATGATCACTCTAAGCAGATGATTGTCAATCAGGAAAGAAGAATTGTTCAGCAAAAATTAGAAGCCCTTGAAAGTCGAATGAAGAGGAaagaagggatgaaaaaattagcAATGACAAGACTCGAATTAAAACAAAAGAAGAAGGTGTTTCATTCGAAGAAAACAAATAATGGAAACACTAGTGAAAACATTTTGGAGAGAGATGACAAAGACAAAATAGATGGTGAGACAGATTATGATTTATTACTGGAAGATCTTGCTGCTAAATCTGATGAATCTGATGAGGACGAAGAGCAGGATAATGAGGTGAGGAATATCCAGTTTTTCCTGTGCTCAAGAACTCATTCACAATTGAGTCAGTTCATTGGAGAGTTGAAGAAAAGCCCCTACTCGGAGGAAATCTCTTTGGTACCGATAGGCTCgaggtattaaaaaaatgataaatgaaaagCTCGCTGGAAATGTTAATTTCTTAAGATGGGACAATCATgagtaattaatgattttgttGTTTCAGACAGAATTATTGTGTCAACGAAGCCGTAAAAAGACTCGGTAATATTGATTTAATCAATGAAAAGTGTCTGGAGCTGCAAAGGTCGAAGAAGACAACgtctaaaaaagaaaaagaccTTAAAAGATCGAAAACCACAAACAGTTGTTGCCCTTACAATCCTGGAGAACAGAATTATTTGATTGCTGATATTGTTACAACAGTTCACGATATCGAGGAAATTGTTAAAACTGCGAAAGAAATCCAGACCTGTGCTTATTATGCCTCCAGAAAGTCTCTACAGGATGGACAAGTCATAGTTCTTCCTTACAACAGTATTCTACATAAAAATACGAGACTAACTTCGGGGATTAATTTAAAGGATAATGtgataattattgatgaagCTCATAATTTGTTGGAGGCCATTGAGAGGATGCACAGTACTACTGTCACCGGGAGAAACATTTTGCATTGTTTCAGTCAATTATCCCAGTATCAGAAAAGgtgtgataattaattcacaaaCAAAAAGGGTATAATTATGAAAAGGGAGAGTTCCTCTTCATTTTCAAGTTGAAAATCTTATAAAATTAGtggaaaacaaattttcttcAGCTTAAGAATACCAAAGAAACCATGACTAACACGATTGAAGGAGCTGAtgtgcaaaatatttttattaaaaaaaaaactagtatATACAATGCAAAAAGACTTTCCTAATTACTCattggaaataaattcaataattgtaATCAATTTAATAACCATCATTCAATAACTTATGTTCACTACTTTTATTTCAGATTTGAAAATCTGTTTTCTGCAAAGAATGTTTTGTACTTGAATCAACTCggtttttgtttgaaaaaactCATAAAAATCCTGGGAGGCACTACAAGAAGTTCGGAGGCCGATACAATGAAAAAAGATCAAGGGCCGAAGGTATACACTCTCGAGAACTTCGAAACAACGGCGGAAATCGACAGTGTTAACATGTTCGAGCTAATTAAATTCATACAGACGTCGAAACTGGTTCACAAATTACAAAACTATGTAGACAAACACAAGGAAGATTTGCGCATACATCCAAATCCAGCACCGCCTAAGAACAAACGAGTAGGGGTTGGGGCATTTctcaatttattgaaaaatggagaaagtttggatgaaaattgtgaaaagaCACCGAAAGCAAACGATACTGGAACTGAGGAGAATATTCTGAAGAGTCctttaatcaaaattgttggGTTCCTGGAGTCTTTGAAGAGTGCATGTGCTGATGGAAGAATTTTTGTCATTCCGGGGCCTACCCTCGGACAGagtgttattaaatttttgttgatgAATCCTGCAGCTCATTTTCATGATATTGGTGAGTTTGGAACTTCCTGAAATAGACTACCAGAAAGTTCTTTGTGCTTGCTTTTGTAAATTTGATTCGAAACAGCCCTTTTCAATTTTGACAAGAACCAATCGCTCTTGAATGAGTATTTCGTAAGCAGTCATTCCCCACTtaatatttatgtttttttgcATCGATTTCCAGTCAAAGAAGCTCGTTCCATAATCTTGGCAGGAGGAACAATGGAGCCGATTTCCGAATTTCGGGACCAACTTTTTATCGAAGCGGGTGCTCCACTCGAAAGAATCGTTACTTTTTCCTGTGATCACGTGGTACCCAAAGAGAATATTTTGACAAGAATTGTTACAAAAGGTCCCAACAACATCCCCTTCGACTTCAATTACCAAAATCGTGACAACGAATCATTATTAAACGAGGTGGGGAGGACTCTGATAAATATAACAAACATAGTTCCGGGAGGAATTGTCGTATTTCTTCCATCTTACAAATACGAGGAGAGTCTCTATAAGCACTTGGACTCTTCGGGGATAATAAAAAAGTTAACCCACAAGAAGCAAGTTTTCAGAGAGCCAAAATCATCCTCTGGAGTGAATTCAATACTAGAAAATTTTGCCGAGTCAATTAAACATCCCAAAGGCTCCCAGAACGGTTCGCTACTCTTCAGTGTTGTGGGAGGAAAACTCAGTGAGGGTCTAAACTTCTCAGACGACTTAGGCCGATGCATTATTGTCGTGGGGATGCCCTATCCAAATATAAAATCGCCTGAGCTACaggagaaaatgaaatatctCAATGAGAATGTCAGAGCCGGAGCTGGTAGTGAATACTATGAAAATAGTTGTATGAAAGCGGTGAATCAATGTATTGGACGAGCTGTTAGACACATAAATGATTACGCCACTGTTCTCCTGATCGATAGAAGGTACACAAATAAATGTAAAGCTCTTCCTGGATGGATACAAAAGACATTGAATATTAGCGATGAGTTTAGCACGACTGTTGGTGATGTGGCCAGGTTTTTTGCagctagaaaaattaattcgaaatgatgggctctttttaaaattttctattgaaaaaatgattaatttatgaTTGTGTAAGCTGGACTACAACAATATAAAACAAAGacaaaatattggaaaaaaatcattgctcTGTCTATTATTTCTATTATAGGCAATGGACTAACTTCAGGCGTAAGACGTTTTCCTCAAATCGGGCGTGCGGGGCGCGTATTCAgtcttatatttttaaaacgaGGAAGAGCAAGAAGAATATTCATTTCACTATCTTCGTaaacatatttatattttttaaatactgaCCTTTGGTAATTTTGATTTATCAACTGAAAGCCCATTTGCAAGGTTTTCCACCCATCCTAAgttgctattttttttctcccctctATATTTCCATCTATTGCCATGGCtcgcattttttaatttacagttaaagagaattttcaaGCTGAACTCCGAATTTATAAACCAAATGGTGGTGATAGACTTGTCCGGGCCGCACCACAGCACTCGGGATGTGCttctataaaaaatagaagaatATTCCACTTATTTTCCATCGCTACATTAATTGTTCAGTAAGAAATTGCTATGTCACTGTACTTACGATTGCGGAATTATGATAATTCTGTGGGTAAACACCAAATGCACAGAATT
Coding sequences within it:
- the LOC135162293 gene encoding ATP-dependent DNA helicase DDX11 gives rise to the protein MEETDFPFPFPPYNIQRDFMKSLYNCLDEGNLGIFESPTGTGKTMSIISGALKWLQDHEKKNEMNIKERIKELDEQLKVIERESTGDWIDDHSKQMIVNQERRIVQQKLEALESRMKRKEGMKKLAMTRLELKQKKKVFHSKKTNNGNTSENILERDDKDKIDGETDYDLLLEDLAAKSDESDEDEEQDNEVRNIQFFLCSRTHSQLSQFIGELKKSPYSEEISLVPIGSRQNYCVNEAVKRLGNIDLINEKCLELQRSKKTTSKKEKDLKRSKTTNSCCPYNPGEQNYLIADIVTTVHDIEEIVKTAKEIQTCAYYASRKSLQDGQVIVLPYNSILHKNTRLTSGINLKDNVIIIDEAHNLLEAIERMHSTTVTGRNILHCFSQLSQYQKRFENLFSAKNVLYLNQLGFCLKKLIKILGGTTRSSEADTMKKDQGPKVYTLENFETTAEIDSVNMFELIKFIQTSKLVHKLQNYVDKHKEDLRIHPNPAPPKNKRVGVGAFLNLLKNGESLDENCEKTPKANDTGTEENILKSPLIKIVGFLESLKSACADGRIFVIPGPTLGQSVIKFLLMNPAAHFHDIVKEARSIILAGGTMEPISEFRDQLFIEAGAPLERIVTFSCDHVVPKENILTRIVTKGPNNIPFDFNYQNRDNESLLNEVGRTLINITNIVPGGIVVFLPSYKYEESLYKHLDSSGIIKKLTHKKQVFREPKSSSGVNSILENFAESIKHPKGSQNGSLLFSVVGGKLSEGLNFSDDLGRCIIVVGMPYPNIKSPELQEKMKYLNENVRAGAGSEYYENSCMKAVNQCIGRAVRHINDYATVLLIDRRYTNKCKALPGWIQKTLNISDEFSTTVGDVARFFAARKINSK